The following proteins come from a genomic window of Candidozyma auris chromosome 4, complete sequence:
- the CCT2 gene encoding chaperonin-containing T-complex subunit CCT2: MSVQIFGDQASEERAENARMSAFVGAIAVGDLVKTTLGPKGMDKLLQSASDPNKSLITNDGATILKSIPLDNPAAKVLVNIAKVQDDEVGDGTTSVTVLGAELLREAEQLVDKRIHPQTIIEGYRIARDTAVEALNKVAINNSGNAEKFRADLVNIAKTTLSSKILAQDKHHFAELAVDAILRLKGSTNLNNIQIIKKAGGKLADSYLDEGFILEKKFGINQPKKVTNANILVANTSMDTDKVKIFGAKFKVDSTSKLAELEKAEKQKMKSKIDKIKKFGINVFINRQLIYDYPEQLFTDSKINSIEHADFDGVERLALVTGAEVVSTFDEPDKVRLGHCESIEEILIGEDPFLKFSGCAAGEACTIVLRGATEQGLDEAERSLHDALSVLSQTTRETRTVLGGGCSEMVMSKAVDQAAANETGKKALAIEAFARALRALPTILADNAGFDSSELVTKLRSAIYNGMSTSGLDLINGTVADMREMGIVESYKLKRAVVSSSAEAAEVLLRVDNILRAKPRTADRNH, translated from the coding sequence ATGTCAGTGCAAATTTTTGGCGACCAGGCCAGCGAGGAGCGTGCAGAAAACGCCAGAATGTCGGCATTTGTGGGCGCCATTGCCGTCGGCGACCTTGTGAAAACGACATTGGGCCCCAAGGGCATGGACAAGTTATTGCAGTCAGCTTCAGACCCAAACAAATCGTTAATCACCAACGATGGTGCTACCATCTTAAAACTGATCCCATTGGATAACCCTGCAGCAAAAGTCTTGGTGAACATTGCCAAAGTTCAGGACGATGAGGTTGGCGATGGTACCACTTCAGTCACAGTGCTCGGAGCTGAGCTCTTGAGAGAGGCAGAGCAGCTTGTGGATAAGAGGATCCACCCACAGACCATCATTGAGGGCTACCGTATTGCTAGAGATACTGCTGTGGAGGCTTTGAACAAAGTggccatcaacaactctgGCAACGCTGAGAAATTCAGGGCCGATTTGGTGAACATAGCCAAAACGACACTCTCGTCGAAGATCTTAGCCCAGGACAAACACCATTTTGCGGAACTTGCTGTGGATGCTATCTTGAGATTGAAGGGATCGACAAACTTGAACAACATCCAGATAATAAAAAAGGCCGGTGGTAAGTTGGCTGACTCGTACTTGGATGAGGGGTTcatcttggagaagaagtttggtATCAATCAGCCCAAAAAAGTCACTAACGCAAACATCTTAGTGGCAAACACTTCGATGGATACCGATAAAGTAAAGATCTTTGGCGCCAAGTTCAAGGTGGACTCGACATCGAAGTTGGCTGAATTAGAGAAGGCCGAGAAgcagaaaatgaagagcAAGATTGAtaaaatcaagaagtttggcATCAACGTTTTTATCAATAGACAACTAATTTACGACTACCCTGAGCAGTTGTTTACTGActcaaaaatcaattcCATCGAGCACGCTGATTTTGACGGTGTGGAAAGATTGGCCTTGGTTACCGGTGCCGAAGTCGTTTCTACCTTTGATGAGCCAGATAAGGTTCGTTTGGGCCATTGCGAGCtgattgaagagatcttgaTTGGTGAAGACCCTTTCCTTAAATTTTCTGGCTGTGCCGCGGGTGAAGCATGTACTATAGTTTTGAGGGGTGCTACCGAACAAGGTTTGGACGAGGCAGAGAGATCGCTCCACGATGCATTGTCTGTATTGTCGCAGACCACAAGAGAAACCAGGACGGTTTTGGGTGGTGGATGCTCAGAAATGGTCATGTCTAAAGCTGTGGACCAAGCAGCTGCAAATGAAACCGGCAAAAAAGCACTTGCCATTGAGGCATTTGCTCGTGCATTGAGAGCCTTACCCACAATTCTAGCAGATAATGCTGGTTTTGATTCAAGCGAGTTGGTCACCAAATTGAGATCAGCAATTTACAACGGCATGCTGACGTCGGGattggacttgatcaatggTACCGTTGCTGACATGAGAGAAATGGGCATTGTTGAGTCTTACAAGTTGAAGCGTGCTGTGGTGTCCTCGTCGGCAGAGGCTGCCGAGGTCTTGTTGAGGGTTGATAACATTCTTCGTGCCAAACCAAGAACCGCTGACAGAAACCACTAA
- the DPS1-1 gene encoding aspartate--tRNA ligase DPS1: MSEETKDLKNLSIEEKAPEKPAEGVILGEDGQPLSKKALKKLEKEKEKAKKKAEREAQLAKEKAEKEAQAANDPAKENYGKLPLINSSKKSGVQRVKIADLSAANDGQEVVFRARAHNSRQQGATMVFMTLRQQSSLIQGLIKSNGQSVSKQMVKWAGSINLESIVLVHGVIKKVDEPVKSATVQDAEIHITKIYTIQETPEQLPMLIEDASRSDAEAEAAGLPVVNLDTRLDSRVIDLRTPTNQAIFRIQHGICELFREFLAKKGFTEIHTPKILGAASEGGSNVFEVSYFKRSAFLAQSPQFYKQQLIAADFEKVFEVAPVFRAENSNTHRHMTEFVGLDLEMAFEEHYDEVMEVLENLFIFIFTELKRRYGTEIDTVRKQFPVEEFKLPADGKMVRLHFKEGIAMLREAGKEVDDFEDLSTENEKLLGKLVREKYDTDFYILDKFPLAVRPFYTMPDPEDPRYSNSYDFFMRGEEILSGAQRIHDPELLKERMAAHGVDYSTEGVNDYVDAFTYGCAPHAGGGIGLERVLMFYLDLKNIRRASLFPRDPRRLRP, encoded by the coding sequence ATGTCTGAAGAAACTAAGGACTTGAAAAACCTTTCTATCGAAGAGAAAGCTCCCGAGAAGCCTGCTGAGGGTGTAATCCTAGGCGAGGACGGCCAGCCCTTGTCGAAGAaggcattgaagaagttggagaaggagaaagagaaggctaagaagaaagcagaaagagaagcccAATTGGCCAAGGAAAAAGCCGAGAAGGAAGCTCAGGCTGCTAATGACCCAGCAAAGGAGAACTACGGCAAGTTGCCTTTGATCAACTCGAGCAAGAAGTCCGGTGTTCAAAGAGTCAAGATTGCAGACTTAAGTGCTGCCAACGATGGCCAGGAGGTGGTGTTCAGAGCCAGAGCACACAACTCGAGACAACAAGGTGCTACCATGGTTTTCATGACCCTTAGACAGCAGCTGAGCTTGATACAGGGTCTTATCAAGTCTAATGGCCAATCTGTGTCGAAGCAGATGGTGAAATGGGCAGGTTCTATCAACTTAGAGTCGATTGTTCTTGTTCACGGTGTTATCAAGAAGGTTGACGAGCCAGTCAAGTCCGCCACTGTTCAGGACGCTGAGATTCACATTACTAAGATTTACACCATTCAGGAGACTCCAGAGCAGTTGCCTATGTTGATTGAGGATGCTTCTCGTTCCGACGCTGAGGCTGAGGCTGCTGGCTTGCCTGTGGTTAACTTGGACACAAGATTGGACTCTCGTGTGATTGACTTGAGAACACCAACTAACCAGGCGATTTTCAGAATCCAGCACGGTATTTGCGAGTTGTTCAGAGAGTTCTTGGCCAAAAAGGGCTTTACTGAGATACACACGCCAAAGATCTTGGGAGCTGCCTCCGAAGGTGGTTCCAACGTGTTCGAAGTCTCTTACTTCAAGAGGTCCGCATTCTTGGCCCAGTCGCCTCAGTTCTACAAGCAGCAGTTAATTGCTGCTGATTTCGAGAAAGTGTTTGAAGTTGCTCCAGTGTTTAGAGCTGAAAACTCCAACACTCACCGTCACATGACAGAGTTCGTTGGTTTGGACTTGGAAATGGCCTTTGAGGAGCACTATGACGAGGTCATGGAAGTGTTGGAGAATTTGTTCATATTCATTTTCACCGAGCTCAAGAGAAGATACGGCACGGAAATCGACACCGTCAGAAAGCAGTTCCCAGTTGAGGAATTCAAGTTGCCTGCTGACGGCAAGATGGTCAGATTACACTTCAAAGAAGGTATTGCCATGTTGAGAGAGGCTGGGAAGGAGGTTGACGATTTCGAGGACTTGTCCACTGAGAACGAGAAGCTTCTAGGCAAGTTGGTTAGAGAGAAGTACGATACCGATTTCTACATCTTGGACAAATTCCCCTTGGCTGTTAGACCTTTCTACACCATGCCTGACCCAGAGGACCCAAGATACTCCAACTCTTACGACTTTTTCATGAGAGGTGAGGAAATCTTGTCTGGTGCCCAGCGTATCCACGACCCagagttgttgaaagagagAATGGCTGCACACGGTGTTGACTACTCCACTGAGGGTGTCAATGACTATGTTGACGCCTTCACTTATGGATGTGCCCCACACGCCGGTGGTGGTATTGGTTTGGAGAGAGTGTTGATGTTCTACTtggatttgaagaacatTCGTCGTGCTTCGCTCTTCCCAAGAGACccaagaagattgagaCCATAA
- the GSH2 gene encoding glutathione synthase: MYKDFPSLSPENEKELVEKLSHWALANGLVMYPPQWQLHSASNAPITMFPTPFPRDLFENAMKVQTVFNKLYANVVSHEKVWLVDLIKSLAKFDKDFTGKLYETYVKAVEQSGGTLPQPLSLGVFRSDYMYNQTDHSVKQIEFNTVSISFGGLSTKVGKAQNYLNDSGAYDDNYSLKYYPSDDIPVSESIARIADGLAAGNYFYNDENDNKKTVVLFVVQPGERNCFDQRLVEYALLEKHGIKSYRSTLEEIKEKTTINSGKLYIRATMDEVSVVYYRSGYAPSDYSMDPEKTWDARLHLELSKAIKCPSLLTQLSGSKKIQQVLTDPEIVKAFLKDSSPEEIDLLLSTFVKIYPLDDTEAGKKAKRLAFDEPQKFVLKPQREGGGNNVYKEDIRGHLKSLDESEWGAYVLMELIHPPTHKNKIIKEGQIYHEDIVSELGIFGTIVFNEETGEIKSNENAGFLLRSKFSSSDEGGVAAGFGCVDSVYLY; the protein is encoded by the coding sequence ATGTACAAGGACTTTCCCAGCCTTTCACCGGAAAACGAGAAAGAGCTTGTGGAAAAACTCTCTCACTGGGCCTTGGCCAATGGACTTGTTATGTACCCGCCTCAGTGGCAGCTCCACTCTGCTAGCAATGCACCTATTACAATGTTTCCAACACCGTTTCCTAGAGACTTGTTTGAGAACGCCATGAAGGTGCAGACTGTGTTCAACAAATTGTATGCAAATGTTGTTTCGCACGAGAAGGTCTGGCTCGTGGATTTAATCAAGTCATTGGCAAAGTTCGATAAGGATTTCACGGGGAAGTTGTATGAGACTTATGTGAAGGCTGTGGAACAAAGCGGCGGTACATTGCCTCAGCCTTTGAGCTTAGGAGTCTTTCGCTCAGATTACATGTATAATCAAACCGATCATTCCGTGAAACAGATCGAGTTCAATACCGTGAGTATCTCCTTTGGTGGTTTATCCACCAAAGTGGGCAAAGCACAGAACTACTTGAACGATAGTGGAGCTTATGATGACAATTACTCTTTGAAATACTATCCACTGGACGACATCCCGGTTTCTGAGTCCATTGCAAGAATTGCTGATGGTTTGGCAGCAGGCAATTACTTCTACAATGATGAGAATGACAACAAGAAGACTGTGGTTCTTTTTGTAGTCCAGCCAGGGGAGCGTAACTGTTTCGATCAAAGACTTGTAGAATACGCCTTACTCGAGAAACACGGCATCAAATCGTACAGATCGACTTTAGAAGAGATTAAGGAGAAGACCACCATCAATTCTGGCAAATTGTACATCAGGGCCACCATGGATGAGGTTTCTGTTGTATATTATCGCTCAGGATATGCTCCTTCGGACTACTCGATGGACCCAGAGAAAACTTGGGATGCTAGACTTCATTTGGAGTTATCTAAAGCTATTAAGTGCCCATCTTTGTTGACGCAGCTCTCGGGGTCAAAGAAGATTCAGCAGGTTTTGACTGATCCAGAGATAGTAAAAGCTTTCCTAAAGGACTCTTCGCCCGAAGAAATTGACCTCTTGCTCTCCACATTTGTAAAGATTTATCCCTTGGATGATACGGAGGCTGGCAAGAAAGCTAAGCGGTTAGCATTCGATGAGCCTCAAAAGTTCGTCCTCAAGCCgcaaagagaaggaggtggAAACAACGTGTACAAGGAGGACATACGAGGTCACTTGAAGTCCTTGGACGAGTCTGAATGGGGCGCCTACGTTTTGATGGAGCTCATTCACCCTCCCACACATAAAAACAAGATTATTAAAGAAGGACAAATCTATCACGAGGACATTGTATCGGAACTTGGCATTTTTGGTACCATAGTATTCAATGAAGAGACTGGCGAGATCAAGTCAAATGAGAACGCCGGATTCTTGTTGAGATCCAAGTTCAGTTCCAGTGACGAGGGCGGCGTTGCTGCCGGTTTTGGTTGTGTCGACAGTGTCTACTTGTACTGA